A stretch of the Ammoniphilus sp. CFH 90114 genome encodes the following:
- a CDS encoding glycosyltransferase: MNKLLEYGLYLFNWVNTFVIFYICFVCLFYLVLFLISTGKLKREEGLHKVEAFTQIHGSDFAPPISILVPAYNEEVGIVGSVKSLMTHQQYPNYEIIVINDGSKDSTVEKMIHEFNMIEIKKKVIRRRNQIQTQPIQGIYKSQVYSNLLLIDKLNGGKSDALNAGINLSKYPYFVSLDGDTVLEKDAFLKVMKPIIEDKDHEIIAAGGSVAIANGCKIKGGELEKMELSRKPLVVMQVIEYLRAFLMGRIGLSQGNLLLIVSGAFGVFRTDRVVEAGGYKVGTVGEDMELVVRLHRLIKEKKWNARIFYVPDPVCYTEAPEDLTILKRQRTRWHRGLFESLWNHRTMILNPRYGGIGMIAMPYFLFVELLGPAIELIGYLFIVLGFSLGKIYWQSACILFLLMFAYGSFLSMGAVLLEEWSLRRYNKPLELTRLFFYALAESFWYRPLMTIWRFQGLVEAIRGKKHSWGEMTRKGVSEE; the protein is encoded by the coding sequence ATGAATAAACTCTTGGAGTACGGCCTTTATCTATTTAACTGGGTGAATACTTTTGTCATATTCTATATTTGTTTTGTTTGCCTGTTTTACCTCGTATTGTTCCTGATCTCGACCGGGAAGTTAAAAAGAGAAGAAGGCCTGCATAAGGTAGAGGCTTTCACCCAGATTCACGGGTCTGATTTCGCTCCTCCCATCTCCATTCTCGTTCCCGCCTATAATGAAGAGGTAGGTATCGTGGGAAGTGTAAAATCTCTTATGACCCATCAACAATACCCAAACTACGAAATTATTGTCATCAACGATGGTTCCAAAGATTCCACGGTAGAAAAGATGATTCATGAATTTAACATGATAGAAATTAAGAAAAAAGTAATTCGGAGACGAAATCAAATCCAAACCCAACCTATCCAAGGTATCTATAAATCCCAAGTGTACTCAAACCTCCTGCTTATTGATAAATTGAACGGCGGTAAATCTGACGCACTCAATGCGGGTATCAATCTGTCAAAGTATCCCTACTTCGTTTCTTTAGATGGCGATACCGTGTTGGAAAAGGATGCCTTTCTAAAAGTCATGAAACCGATTATTGAGGATAAAGACCACGAAATTATTGCTGCAGGGGGCAGTGTCGCCATTGCCAATGGTTGTAAGATTAAAGGCGGAGAGTTAGAAAAGATGGAACTCTCCCGCAAACCCCTGGTTGTAATGCAAGTGATCGAATATCTAAGAGCTTTCTTAATGGGGAGAATTGGTTTAAGCCAGGGAAATCTCCTCTTGATTGTCTCTGGGGCCTTTGGTGTCTTCAGGACAGACCGTGTGGTGGAAGCAGGTGGATACAAGGTTGGAACCGTTGGAGAGGACATGGAGTTAGTCGTTCGATTACATCGCTTAATTAAAGAGAAGAAGTGGAACGCTCGTATTTTTTATGTGCCTGATCCCGTCTGTTACACAGAAGCCCCTGAAGACCTTACGATATTAAAACGACAGAGAACTCGCTGGCACCGTGGTCTATTTGAAAGTCTTTGGAACCATCGAACGATGATTCTTAATCCACGATACGGCGGAATAGGAATGATTGCCATGCCTTACTTTTTGTTTGTTGAACTCCTCGGACCAGCGATTGAATTAATTGGATATTTATTTATTGTCTTAGGATTTTCATTAGGTAAGATATATTGGCAGTCTGCTTGTATTCTTTTTCTCCTAATGTTTGCCTATGGTTCATTTTTATCCATGGGTGCCGTTCTCTTAGAGGAATGGAGCCTCCGTAGATATAATAAGCCATTAGAATTAACCCGACTCTTCTTCTATGCTTTAGCTGAATCGTTTTGGTATCGGCCTCTTATGACAATCTGGCGTTTTCAAGGCTTAGTGGAGGCCATTAGGGGGAAAAAGCACAGTTGGGGAGAAATGACAAGAAAAGGCGTATCAGAGGAGTGA
- a CDS encoding HEAT repeat domain-containing protein: protein MSSIGLSIAILSTSLFFILLLLLYFYLLFRKLHRQKRIDKKQYWIDSNKPHLQNYLESGKMSDGIIPKNSLEVEALEEYLSQVLKDIKLEVGPLGHLYHFVDKHFYNIYLKRLQNRRWSVRMNTLYFIKIFKMHSLKGEITRLLERRNCTQEEKQQIYLIFAALKDPYIDLILLNESNLPRFLCYEMMSEMMDTDHYEDYVKRFFTLPSNQQECVLEVLREKNYRSWDLLDLLERLLSSPDTSREIRIKVLKSISDFGYLKSPNLLLPLLNSVNERIWVEKVMLARVMGSIRKDTFVPYLEILLADEHYQVRYEAGKSLRKHRKIGEERLRWIGENHSDAFARDMAEEWLERSPEDE, encoded by the coding sequence ATGAGTAGTATAGGACTAAGCATCGCCATTCTTTCTACTAGTTTATTCTTTATCCTACTTCTTTTACTATATTTTTATTTACTATTCCGAAAGCTCCACAGACAAAAGAGAATAGATAAAAAGCAATACTGGATCGACTCCAACAAACCACATCTTCAAAATTATTTAGAATCTGGAAAGATGAGTGATGGGATCATCCCAAAGAATTCTCTCGAAGTTGAAGCCCTGGAGGAATATCTAAGTCAGGTATTGAAAGACATCAAATTAGAAGTTGGGCCACTAGGTCATTTATATCATTTTGTAGACAAACACTTTTATAATATCTACCTAAAACGTCTACAGAATAGACGCTGGTCTGTTCGCATGAATACCCTCTACTTTATTAAAATCTTTAAAATGCACAGTCTAAAAGGAGAAATTACACGGCTATTAGAGCGGAGAAATTGCACGCAAGAGGAAAAGCAGCAGATCTATCTCATCTTTGCTGCATTAAAGGATCCGTACATTGATCTAATCCTACTAAATGAGTCGAATCTTCCCCGGTTTCTTTGTTACGAGATGATGAGTGAGATGATGGATACGGATCATTATGAGGATTACGTGAAACGTTTTTTCACTTTACCTTCTAATCAACAAGAATGTGTTCTTGAAGTCTTACGAGAAAAAAATTACCGATCATGGGACCTCTTGGACTTGCTTGAAAGACTATTGAGCTCACCCGACACTTCGAGGGAAATACGTATTAAAGTCCTAAAATCCATCTCTGATTTTGGCTATCTTAAATCACCAAACCTACTTCTGCCTCTGCTAAACAGCGTAAATGAGCGTATCTGGGTGGAAAAAGTCATGTTAGCCAGGGTAATGGGATCTATAAGAAAAGACACGTTCGTCCCATACCTAGAAATACTTCTTGCCGACGAGCATTACCAAGTCAGGTATGAAGCGGGTAAGTCTCTACGAAAACATCGTAAAATTGGAGAAGAACGTTTAAGATGGATTGGCGAGAACCACTCGGACGCTTTCGCAAGAGATATGGCGGAGGAGTGGCTGGAAAGGAGCCCAGAGGATGAATAA